TAGTCAAAACCACTGTTACTTATATACAGTAAAAGGCGCTGTGTGCTGtcttttgctcctgggtttatctcaGAATACTGGTTACGCTGCCTAAACTGTGACAAATATGACCAAGGATCAAAGATTATTCTAGAACAGAATCCCATGGCTCATGCATTGGGCAAAATTAGAGGAAGAGCATCAATAATGTTGGAAAGACAAATCTGGGTTGAACTGGGACAGTTGGAAGTGAAGCTGGAAGTTAGCCTAAATCCATATATTTATATCTCTAGTTTTATATAGaacaagttagaacaattaaacattggaacagcttgcctccagaagttgtgaatgctccaacactggaagttttaaagatgatgttggataaccatttgtctgaagtggtgtagggtttcctgcctgggcagggggttggaccagaagacctccaaggtcccttccaactctgttattatgattatgactatatttcatttcatttatatcaacagcattcaaaATTTGGGGGTTAAATAAAAGCTACCAgattctcttaaaaaaaaaacaccttgtgcTAACACCATGCTTTGGCCTTATAGTAATTTCTAACCTGTTTATTGCCCATCCCTGTTTTAGAGGAATACTTGAAATCTTTCAGTAATCCAGTTCCTCAACCAACTACATTGAGACTAAAGTATGGAgtggaaataaaatgatagacaaatataaataaagtaaAGGAGATTAAGTCAGTAGTGGGCTGCAGccgttttaacaaccggttctgtgagtgcatGCTTAGTGCGCTTGCGCACAGTGTTCAAAAtatagcaatttgaagctcagctgcttaactTCTGaggcagccctggtaagtagaatagcggaggcgcggaaatcagctgtgctgtgtgaatcagctgagccagaaagaaggaaatataggacaggataggatgggggcaggtgggcaggtgggcagggccagctgatggtcggaactaccggttcgctggaacCGGTTCGAACCGGCAAcagcccaccactggattcaGTTCTTGATGATTACTTGGGCACAAGGATGCCGTTATCTTGTCAACAATATGGAAGTGATCTGTCATTGCTTTCTTCGAgggtgtcccaaagatgctttttcaaaaggcaactggattctgttttttcttaaagaaggaaaaacaaacaaactcgaattgccttttgaaaaagcacccttggggacaaccatgacctggataactgagaatctccttcCATATTCTTTGAGGAAGCTTTTCACCTTCCTGGAATTGCTTACAGCCTTGGGATTCCTTGATAGTATAGcatctaaatcagaggtcttcaaacttggcagctttaagacttgtggacttcaactcccagaattctccagccagcatagctgggagttgaagtccacaagtcttaaagctgccaagtttgaagacctctgatctaaactgTAACCAGACCAAACCTTGATTAGCTTTTGAATCCAGTTGATCAACCATCTGGTAAAACTACCTGTAAGTAAAGCATGTGACTCATGGAGTCACATGCTTAAAGTAAAGGGTGactcacggtggctcaggggctaggacgttgagtttgtcgattgaaaggtcggcagcacaGCGGCTCGAATCTCTAgtgcaacggggtgagctcccgttatttgtcccagcttctgccaacctagcagtttcgaaagcacgtaaaaatgcaagtagaaaaaatagggaccacctttggtgagaaggtaacagcgttccgtgcacctttggcgttgagtcatgccggccacatgaccatggagacatctttggacagcgctggctcttcggctttgaaacggagatgagcaccgccccctagagtcggcaacgactagcacgtatgtgcaaggggaacctttacctttttaagtaaAGCAGATCTCAAAACCTTCAGTTTTCAGAATGTCTTCTCATATAGGTTCCCCAAGATGGAGCAAAGGTCCTaacttttaacatttatttttctcgctTCTTCTCCCACTCAGGCAGTCTAAAGCTTTTCACGAAACAGGACTGCAGCAAAATGACTGAACTCTGCAACAAGACCGAACAAAGGGATGATGTTTTTGACATGCATTACAATCGCACTTGTTGTACTTTTGACTTATGCAATGGGGGAACGCTCAGCCAACCTAGCCTCACCCTCTTTACTGGCCTCAGCTTGGCCCTTGGTTTGTGGCTTACACGTTAACTTATAAATCAAAACAGCAACAATAGTGGAAGGCTATGCTTTTCTCACCCTGAAACAACCCTAAGACCCAAGACCCCAGTCTCTCACACGCTCAGCTCACCTCTCATGCCTAGACAGATGAATTTAAAAACCCAGCAATTGAATACCCTCAACATCTTAATGTTGATTCTACTGTAATCAGGAAAATTTTGTGTGGTGCATTTTCTTGTTCATTAAAGATTTAAGAcaaggatggctaacctttttgtcgccATGTGTCAAAAGCGCGCGTGACAGCACACGCGCatgcctgcacccataatgcaatgtgtgcacaACCTCCCGCCACCGTGCAAGCAAGTGTGACACACCCCCCGGCACCCCATTttggggcctagcaggcctccctgcaaccAAATATGGGCCCCGGTGGGTGCTGCCTCCCCTCGCACTCTTCCGTCCCCgcgcatgcacacgtgaccccccccaCGTGTGAAcctccccacgcatgcatgcacgtCTCCCACATGTGGCCCTgctccctgtgcatgcacagcagagactcaAAAATCAGGTGGGGGGCAGGAGGCGTGCGGGCATTCGGGTGGTGATGGCTCACATGCCAGCATAGtgggttctgtgtgccacctgtggcacacgtgccattggtttgccatcacagatttAAGATACAgagtaaaattatttatttatttattttattagatttttataccgcccttctcccgaaggactcagggcggtgtacagccaaaagataaaaaacccaatatatatacaattaaaacaaagaatttaaaacagaacatattacaaaagtggccgacattaaaaatttgaaatttaaaaccctaaaaataataaaaccccaattaaaaactattaaaaccattaaaactgttaagccagtcccgcttgaataaataagtgtgttttca
This genomic window from Ahaetulla prasina isolate Xishuangbanna chromosome 2, ASM2864084v1, whole genome shotgun sequence contains:
- the LOC131190810 gene encoding lymphocyte antigen 6 complex locus protein G6c-like, coding for MNKYLLLSFSVLIFCAVGHCLICNVCKFKVGSVCINSDDPCRAKEGQQCETTKVYTGSLKLFTKQDCSKMTELCNKTEQRDDVFDMHYNRTCCTFDLCNGGTLSQPSLTLFTGLSLALGLWLTR